The Streptomyces sp. NBC_00510 genomic interval AGCCTGGTGGGGCCGCTGACGACCGCGGAGTGCAGGAAGTTGCGCTGGCCGAAGCGGCAGGGGGTGCCGCCCAGGCACTCGCGGTAGAGCTGGATGTGGGCGCCCATCTGGTTGAGCGCCGAGGTGAAGCCCAGCCGGGACTCGTACACCGTCTCGTGGACGATGGACAGGCCCGAGGCCTGCGTGAGGGCCACGACCAAGGGCTGCTGCCAGTCGGTCTGGAAGCCGGGGTGGACGTCGGTCTCCAGGGCGATGGCGTTCAGCGGGCCGCCGGGGTGCCAGAAGCGGATGCCGTGGTCGTCGACCTCGAAGGCCCCGCCCACCTTGCGGAAGACGTTGAGGAAGGTCATCATCTCGCGCTGGCTGGCGCCGCGGACGTAGACGTTGCCCTCGGTGGCCAGGGCCGCGCAGGCCCAGGAGGCGGCCTCCAGGCGGTCCGGGAGGGCGCGGTGGTTGTAGCCGCCGAGCTTGTCCACGCCGGTGATGTGGATGGTGCGGTTGGTGCCCATCGTGATGATGGCGCCCATCTTCTGCAGGACGCAGATGAGGTCCTCGATCTCCGGCTCGATCGCGGCGTTGCTCAGCTCGGTGACGCCCTCGGCCAGGACGGCCGTCAGCAGCACCTGCTCGGTCGCGCCGACCGACGGGTACGGGAGCTCGATCTTGCAGCCGCGCAGCCGCTGCGGGGCCTCCAGGTACTGGCCCTCGGGGCGCTTCTCGATGACCGCGCCGAACTTGCGCAGCACGTCGAAGTGGAAGTCGATCGGCCGGCCGCCGATGTCGCAGCCGCCCAGGCCCGGGATGAAGGCGTGGCCGAGGCGGTGCAGCAGGGGGCCGCAGAACAGGATCGGGATCCGCGAGGAGCCCGCGTGGGCGTCGATGTCGGCGACGTTCGCGCTCTCCACCTTGGACGGGTCGAGCACCAGTTCCCCGGGCTCCTCACCGGCCTGCACCGTCACCCCGTGCAGCTGGAGCAGGCCCCGCACCACGCGCACGTCGCGGATGTCGGGCACGTTGCGCAGCCGGCTGGGTTCGCTGCCCAGCAGCGCGGCCACCATCGCCTTGGGCACGAGGTTCTTCGCGCCGCGGACATGGATCTCCCCCTCGAGGGGGGTGCCGCCGTGGACGAGCAGTACGTCGTTAAGGCCGGTCATTGCTCTCGCGTTCCTGGAGACGGGCAGAAAGGAAGCTAGGTCCCCGCAGGCACCAAGGGGAAATGGTAATCGGCCTTCCGGCGCCGGGGAGAGGGCTGTGAGGTCCCACTCATGTAATGGCTTCGCTACAGCACCCTGTGCGGTCGCGTGCCTCCGGAGGGTCGTCGGCGCCGCGCCCCGTGCGCCGGGCCCGGTCCGGAAAGGGGGCCGTTGCCACCCCGCGCGGCGGCGGAATGCGGGATCATGTTGACCATGACCGAAGTGTCATCGCTCACCGGCAGACTGCTCGTCGCGACGCCCGCGCTC includes:
- the murA gene encoding UDP-N-acetylglucosamine 1-carboxyvinyltransferase gives rise to the protein MTGLNDVLLVHGGTPLEGEIHVRGAKNLVPKAMVAALLGSEPSRLRNVPDIRDVRVVRGLLQLHGVTVQAGEEPGELVLDPSKVESANVADIDAHAGSSRIPILFCGPLLHRLGHAFIPGLGGCDIGGRPIDFHFDVLRKFGAVIEKRPEGQYLEAPQRLRGCKIELPYPSVGATEQVLLTAVLAEGVTELSNAAIEPEIEDLICVLQKMGAIITMGTNRTIHITGVDKLGGYNHRALPDRLEAASWACAALATEGNVYVRGASQREMMTFLNVFRKVGGAFEVDDHGIRFWHPGGPLNAIALETDVHPGFQTDWQQPLVVALTQASGLSIVHETVYESRLGFTSALNQMGAHIQLYRECLGGTPCRFGQRNFLHSAVVSGPTRLQGADLVIPDLRGGFSYLIAALAAQGTSRVHGIDLINRGYENFMGKLEKLGAKVELPAAD